A stretch of the Leishmania donovani BPK282A1 complete genome, chromosome 21 genome encodes the following:
- a CDS encoding vesicule-associated membrane protein, putative, producing the protein MASNVNEESHALYGAVVVRLVDRVMLCKTPNVPTDGFTIPGTAWADLVSRCSAPHFRTSAFLNVTADKDPKQEVTLSYHLMTDDAFGYGIIGAKAVSRRDGHAALDELAALFKKMFVEPPSTLNPKLADVFVRPARDLLMKHSSGAAAGSAENKVTKVKLAVDEVKNMALDNVERVIQRGQRIDDIVQATDDLQFQAEGFQRSSRDLRNQMWWSSMKGRIMLAGAVGFMLLLVYFTFFAGNGSKKTVTTQAPSSAPK; encoded by the coding sequence ATGGCTAGCAACGTGAACGAGGAGTCTCACGCGCTCTACGGGGCCGTAGTGGTGCGCCTGGTGGATCGCGTGATGCTCTGCAAGACGCCTAACGTGCCCACGGACGGCTTCACGATTCCAGGCACCGCATGGGCGGACCTcgtcagccgctgcagcgccccGCACTTCCGCACCTCTGCGTTCCTAAACGTGACAGCCGACAAAGACCCGAAACAGGAGGTGACCTTGTCCTACCACCTCATGACGGATGACGCGTTTGGCTACGGCATTATCGGTGCCAAGGCAGTCAGCCGCCGAGACGGGCACGCCGCGCTGGACGAGCTGGCGGCTCTCTTCAAGAAGATGTTTGTGGAGCCCCCGTCGACGCTGAATCCAAAGCTGGCGGACGTTTTTGTGCGTCCGGCGCGCGACCTGCTGATgaagcacagcagcggcgccgccgcgggctCGGCGGAGAACAAGGTGACGAAGGTGAAGCTAGCCGTCGATGAAGTAAAGAACATGGCGCTGGACAACGTCGAACGTGTTATTCAGCGTGGACAGCGCATCGACGACATTGTGCAGGCCACCGATGATCTGCAGTTTCAGGCAGAGGGCTTCCAGCGGAGCAGCCGTGATCTGCGCAACCAGATGTGGTGGAGCTCGATGAAGGGGCGCATTATGCTGGCGGGCGCCGTGGGTTTCATGCTATTATTGGTCTACTTCACGTTCTTTGCtggcaacggcagcaagaAGACGGTGACAACGCAAGCTCCGAGCTCGGCACCGAAGTAG